A single uncultured Methanolobus sp. DNA region contains:
- the thiC gene encoding phosphomethylpyrimidine synthase ThiC — MTKTQVDHAKEGILTYEMLEIAKKENIDKELVLERVANGSLVIMTRKGCPPVAIGKGARTKINVNLGTSSAAIEPKAEVEKVKVAQQYGAATITDLSMGGDISAIRKMVFENTELPVTTVPIYQTIVECGMENLTIDDILSYLKKHVDEGVSSVLLHCVEKEMLEQLKGTGRVMGMVSKGGSFTSSFMLLNECENPFIEHFDEIMEILRENDVVLSLGNTMRSGCIHDMKDSAQLMEIETNAALAKRANEMGVQVIINGMGGHIQASDIPGSVKLYKDKADFPLFVAGPLPTDIAVGYDHIAGAVGASMASGAGADYLCYITPAEHLSLPNPQQVKEGLIAFRIAAHIGDSMKYGLNDADLMLAEKRANFDWRGQAELAIDPTRPAQMCPDEGPCSMCGDYCAIKIMKNYLTGEK, encoded by the coding sequence ATGACAAAAACGCAAGTCGACCATGCAAAAGAGGGCATCCTCACATATGAGATGCTTGAAATTGCAAAAAAAGAGAATATTGATAAAGAACTTGTTCTGGAAAGGGTTGCAAATGGCAGCCTTGTTATAATGACACGAAAAGGCTGTCCACCTGTTGCTATCGGCAAAGGTGCCAGAACAAAAATAAATGTTAACCTTGGAACATCCTCTGCCGCCATTGAACCGAAAGCAGAAGTAGAAAAAGTAAAGGTGGCACAGCAATACGGAGCAGCTACAATTACCGACCTTTCAATGGGAGGTGATATCTCTGCCATCCGGAAGATGGTGTTTGAGAACACAGAACTTCCGGTTACAACAGTTCCCATTTACCAGACAATCGTTGAATGCGGAATGGAGAACTTAACAATTGATGACATTCTGTCCTACCTGAAAAAACATGTTGATGAGGGAGTAAGTTCAGTACTGCTTCACTGTGTGGAAAAAGAGATGCTTGAACAGCTCAAAGGTACAGGCAGGGTAATGGGAATGGTCTCAAAAGGCGGTTCCTTTACCAGCAGTTTCATGCTTCTTAATGAATGTGAGAATCCTTTCATCGAGCATTTTGATGAGATAATGGAGATACTAAGGGAGAATGATGTTGTGCTATCCCTTGGAAATACCATGAGAAGCGGTTGCATCCATGATATGAAAGACAGTGCCCAGTTAATGGAAATTGAAACGAATGCAGCACTTGCAAAAAGAGCGAATGAAATGGGCGTGCAGGTAATAATCAACGGCATGGGAGGACATATACAGGCATCTGACATTCCGGGTTCTGTGAAATTATACAAGGATAAAGCTGATTTCCCACTTTTTGTTGCAGGTCCACTTCCAACTGATATTGCTGTTGGTTACGATCACATTGCAGGAGCGGTTGGTGCCAGTATGGCCAGTGGTGCAGGGGCAGATTACCTTTGTTATATTACACCGGCAGAACACCTCTCACTTCCAAATCCTCAACAGGTTAAAGAAGGACTTATTGCATTCAGGATTGCAGCTCACATCGGGGATTCCATGAAGTATGGACTAAATGATGCTGACCTGATGCTTGCTGAAAAAAGAGCAAATTTCGACTGGAGAGGACAGGCAGAACTTGCTATTGACCCTACAAGACCTGCACAGATGTGTCCTGATGAAGGACCATGTTCCATGTGTGGAGATTACTGTGCCATCAAAATAATGAAAAATTACCTGACTGGAGAGAAATAA
- the cofE gene encoding coenzyme F420-0:L-glutamate ligase, which produces MPQEPPFPSLQMFGIKTPLIKPGDNIAEIIVDSLEKQGLDFQDNDILIIAESPLATSEGRLVRLDDVAPGEKAKELAEKYQLDVREMELILQECDEIFGGVSGAALTITRGTLAPNAGIDASNAPEGYVVLLPENAQKSAGRIRREIKERCKCKIGVIVGDSRTQPLRLGCVGIALGTSGMIPVEDARGTFDLFGKEMMITRKAVADNLVSAAQLLMGEAGESVPAVLVRGSPAQVVDDDIDMQLFSRDECMYYSNIRKA; this is translated from the coding sequence ATGCCACAAGAGCCACCTTTCCCATCCCTGCAAATGTTTGGGATCAAAACTCCATTAATTAAACCAGGAGACAACATTGCAGAGATTATCGTTGATTCACTTGAAAAACAGGGACTTGATTTTCAGGATAATGACATTCTAATTATTGCCGAATCACCACTTGCAACTTCAGAAGGTCGTCTTGTGCGTCTTGATGATGTTGCTCCCGGCGAGAAAGCAAAAGAGCTTGCTGAAAAATACCAGCTTGATGTCAGGGAAATGGAACTGATACTTCAGGAATGCGATGAGATATTCGGAGGCGTTTCGGGAGCTGCACTTACCATTACCAGAGGAACACTTGCTCCTAATGCCGGAATCGATGCTTCCAATGCACCTGAAGGATACGTTGTTCTCCTCCCTGAGAATGCACAGAAAAGTGCCGGCAGAATAAGAAGGGAGATCAAAGAACGCTGCAAATGCAAAATAGGAGTTATTGTGGGTGACAGCCGTACCCAGCCTCTGAGACTTGGTTGTGTTGGAATTGCTCTTGGGACTTCAGGTATGATTCCTGTTGAGGATGCAAGAGGAACCTTTGACCTCTTTGGAAAAGAGATGATGATCACCCGCAAAGCAGTTGCTGATAATCTTGTTTCCGCTGCGCAGCTTCTTATGGGAGAAGCCGGGGAAAGTGTACCTGCTGTTCTTGTTAGAGGGTCACCTGCTCAGGTAGTTGATGATGATATCGACATGCAGCTATTCAGCAGGGATGAGTGTATGTATTACAGCAATATAAGGAAAGCATAG
- a CDS encoding alkaline phosphatase, translating to MVESSNVYNPKPMPVTFEEVGDLMDKRHNLLFALFVVLMLVFGSAAPAVAANNNDDKSTDGNSNKKINNVIVMVPDGCDQDIQTLARWYSGEELQLDSMVSGMVKTYMADSIITDSASAATAFSTGYKTSNGFLSVGPRNDTLLTTLDESEMAEAYVPLATVLEGAKLEGKATGLVATSEIPHATPAAFASHSHSRKLYDDIVEQMVYEDVDVVLAGGEDFLYAQRQDGENLIEVLESRDYQFVTTADELEDVESGKVWGMFAGAAMSPEMSRTDEEPTIAEMTTKAIELLSDDQDGFFLMVEGSQVDWAGHANDPLYMVTDFLAFDEAVEVAVDFAEQDGHTLVIVFPDHNCGGMTIGTQGTSYTDLTVEELLGPLNGEEGTVEIGWTSGGHTGGDVPLWSYGPDRPIGLLDNTDLATCVADAFGFKLEDVGEELFVEVDEAFPGIWSLDLTDSKNPVLVIERRGVVAELPINKDILTIGETEYNLEGIVVAVPMADGNSALTDDDEFYIPQEAVEIIDEKISEGFSGKWSLDLTDSENPAIVFDNDKVVVKYLFTQNILIIGEEVYDLADILGSI from the coding sequence TTGGTAGAAAGTTCAAATGTCTACAATCCAAAACCCATGCCAGTAACCTTTGAAGAGGTTGGTGATTTGATGGATAAAAGACACAATTTATTATTCGCATTATTTGTTGTATTAATGCTTGTTTTTGGAAGTGCAGCACCTGCTGTGGCTGCCAACAACAATGACGACAAATCGACTGATGGAAACTCAAACAAGAAGATCAATAATGTTATTGTGATGGTACCTGACGGATGTGACCAGGATATCCAGACCCTTGCACGCTGGTACAGTGGAGAAGAACTCCAGCTTGACAGCATGGTTTCAGGAATGGTCAAAACATACATGGCAGATTCAATTATCACAGATTCTGCATCTGCTGCAACTGCATTCTCAACTGGTTACAAGACATCTAACGGATTCCTCAGTGTAGGACCCAGAAATGATACCCTTTTAACCACACTTGATGAATCAGAAATGGCTGAAGCATATGTACCACTTGCAACAGTACTTGAAGGTGCAAAACTTGAAGGAAAGGCCACCGGTCTTGTTGCAACTTCAGAAATTCCACATGCTACACCTGCAGCTTTTGCTTCACACTCTCATTCAAGAAAATTATATGATGACATTGTTGAACAGATGGTCTACGAAGATGTTGACGTGGTACTTGCCGGTGGAGAAGACTTCCTCTACGCACAGCGTCAGGATGGAGAGAACTTAATTGAAGTCCTTGAAAGCAGAGACTACCAGTTCGTTACAACAGCAGATGAACTTGAAGACGTTGAATCCGGTAAAGTATGGGGAATGTTTGCAGGAGCAGCTATGTCTCCTGAAATGAGCCGTACAGATGAAGAACCAACAATTGCAGAAATGACCACAAAGGCTATTGAACTTCTTTCTGATGACCAGGATGGTTTCTTCCTTATGGTAGAAGGCAGCCAGGTTGACTGGGCAGGACACGCAAATGATCCTCTGTACATGGTTACAGATTTCCTTGCATTCGATGAAGCTGTAGAAGTAGCTGTTGATTTCGCAGAACAGGATGGACACACCCTGGTAATTGTTTTCCCTGACCACAACTGCGGTGGTATGACAATTGGAACACAGGGAACTTCCTATACAGACCTTACAGTGGAAGAACTCCTTGGCCCACTCAATGGTGAAGAGGGTACTGTTGAAATTGGCTGGACCAGTGGTGGACACACCGGTGGAGATGTACCTCTCTGGTCATACGGTCCTGACAGACCAATAGGACTTCTTGACAACACTGACCTTGCAACATGCGTTGCTGATGCTTTTGGCTTTAAGCTTGAAGATGTAGGTGAAGAACTCTTCGTAGAAGTTGACGAGGCATTCCCGGGAATATGGTCACTTGACTTAACAGACAGTAAGAATCCTGTTCTGGTTATCGAAAGGAGAGGTGTTGTTGCAGAACTCCCTATCAACAAGGATATCCTGACAATTGGTGAAACAGAGTACAACCTTGAAGGTATTGTTGTTGCTGTTCCAATGGCTGATGGAAACTCTGCACTTACAGATGATGATGAATTTTACATCCCTCAGGAAGCAGTAGAGATAATTGATGAGAAAATATCTGAAGGATTTTCAGGAAAATGGTCACTTGACCTAACAGACAGTGAGAATCCTGCCATTGTATTTGACAATGATAAAGTGGTTGTAAAGTATCTATTTACCCAGAACATTCTGATCATTGGGGAAGAAGTTTATGACCTTGCAGATATACTTGGCTCCATCTAA
- a CDS encoding proline/glycine betaine ABC transporter permease, with protein MVLPELPIGETVESGVYWLNDNFGFLMDIFSDIIDLLISGFKDALLFLPPFAFIIAAAVLVYLLSRKNIKLAIGSAFGLLLIDSMGLWTLSMETIALVLSSALMALLIGIPTGILAAKNETAFHIVKPILDFMQTMPSFVYLIPAVIFFGLGNVPGLVATIVFAMPPAIRLTNLGIRQVPVELEEVATAFGTTSLQKLFKVELPVALPTIMAGVNQCIMLSLSMVVIAAMIGARGLGYQVLVGIQRVDIGQGFEAGLGIVIIAIILDRLTQNLTPKK; from the coding sequence ATGGTCTTACCTGAACTTCCCATAGGGGAAACAGTAGAATCGGGAGTTTACTGGCTGAATGACAATTTCGGTTTTTTGATGGATATCTTTAGTGATATCATCGATCTGCTAATATCCGGTTTTAAGGATGCTTTGTTATTTTTACCACCTTTTGCATTCATTATTGCGGCTGCAGTTCTTGTTTACCTGCTTTCCAGGAAAAACATCAAACTTGCAATAGGAAGTGCTTTCGGACTTTTACTAATAGATAGTATGGGCCTGTGGACACTTTCCATGGAGACCATTGCTCTTGTATTATCGTCAGCTCTTATGGCCTTGTTAATAGGAATTCCAACCGGGATACTTGCTGCAAAAAATGAAACTGCATTCCACATTGTTAAACCAATACTTGATTTCATGCAGACAATGCCTTCGTTTGTTTACCTGATTCCTGCAGTTATCTTCTTCGGACTTGGAAATGTTCCGGGTCTTGTGGCAACCATTGTGTTTGCAATGCCACCTGCAATTCGCCTGACAAATCTTGGAATAAGACAGGTTCCCGTGGAACTTGAAGAAGTTGCAACCGCCTTTGGAACAACTTCACTGCAAAAATTATTCAAAGTTGAACTTCCCGTCGCCCTTCCAACAATTATGGCAGGCGTGAACCAGTGTATCATGCTTTCACTATCAATGGTGGTTATCGCTGCTATGATAGGTGCACGTGGACTTGGTTATCAGGTGCTTGTGGGAATCCAGAGAGTAGATATTGGCCAGGGATTTGAAGCTGGTCTTGGAATTGTGATCATTGCCATAATACTTGACAGGCTGACGCAGAACCTTACTCCTAAAAAATGA
- a CDS encoding glycine betaine ABC transporter substrate-binding protein: MKSQIKVLSVLFMLAMLVMVSGCADQGTTDTGIDEEATVTKEVTIGYVTWDGEIASTNVMKLVLEQAGYDVEIMAVDAGALYQQLAEGNLDFTTSAWLPQTQKNYWETYGDDIDSVAVNLEDCRIGLVVPTYVTIDSIEELNDNKDMFDGEIIGIDPGAGIMSTTETAIENYSLDYELVASSSAGMTAELKSSIEDEKWVVVTLWSPHWAFNSFDLKYLEDPNGIYGQADHVETLARVGLAEDDPELYGIISRFNWTHDDIQSVMSDLADGVPEEEAAQKWVDANQDKVNEWIGTQE; encoded by the coding sequence ATGAAAAGTCAAATAAAAGTCCTTTCAGTACTATTCATGCTTGCCATGCTTGTAATGGTGAGTGGATGTGCTGATCAAGGCACAACAGATACAGGAATAGATGAAGAAGCAACCGTTACAAAGGAAGTCACTATAGGCTATGTTACCTGGGATGGAGAAATTGCCAGTACAAATGTCATGAAACTTGTTTTAGAACAGGCAGGTTATGATGTTGAGATAATGGCTGTTGATGCAGGAGCACTCTACCAGCAACTTGCTGAAGGTAATTTAGACTTCACAACTTCAGCATGGCTTCCACAGACCCAGAAGAACTACTGGGAAACATATGGAGATGACATTGACAGTGTTGCAGTGAATCTTGAAGACTGCCGTATTGGTCTTGTTGTCCCAACATATGTGACAATTGATTCTATAGAAGAACTCAATGACAACAAGGATATGTTCGATGGTGAGATCATTGGTATTGATCCAGGAGCTGGTATCATGTCTACAACTGAAACTGCAATCGAAAACTACAGTCTTGACTATGAGCTTGTTGCAAGCAGCAGTGCAGGAATGACTGCTGAACTTAAGAGCTCAATCGAAGATGAGAAATGGGTTGTTGTAACACTCTGGTCACCTCACTGGGCATTTAACAGCTTTGACCTGAAATACCTTGAAGATCCAAACGGAATCTATGGACAGGCTGACCACGTTGAAACACTTGCAAGAGTAGGACTCGCTGAAGATGATCCGGAGCTTTACGGAATAATAAGCAGGTTCAACTGGACTCACGATGATATCCAGTCTGTAATGTCTGACCTTGCAGACGGCGTGCCTGAAGAAGAAGCTGCTCAGAAATGGGTAGATGCAAATCAGGACAAAGTCAATGAATGGATCGGAACACAGGAATAA
- a CDS encoding FAD-dependent oxidoreductase: MLKPELGGIETDKNGWIKVNEHLETSQPNVWAFGDANGKYLFKHVANHESSVVYYNAILKKKIKADYHAVPYAVFSYPEIAGVGMTERQAVEEYGKDNIMIGFYRFQETAKGIAMSLGDEFVKVIFEGQTQKILGAHIIGPEASVLLHQIIPLMYTEGQDASPIMYAMDIHPSLSEVIKRAFYSRMPPLEYHMIMQAYGLEEAE, from the coding sequence ATCCTCAAACCTGAACTTGGAGGTATTGAAACAGACAAAAACGGTTGGATAAAGGTAAATGAGCATCTTGAAACATCACAACCAAACGTCTGGGCTTTTGGAGATGCCAACGGAAAGTATCTTTTCAAGCATGTTGCAAACCATGAATCCAGTGTTGTTTACTACAATGCAATCTTGAAAAAGAAAATAAAAGCAGATTATCATGCAGTTCCATATGCTGTTTTTTCATATCCTGAGATTGCCGGAGTCGGGATGACAGAAAGGCAGGCAGTTGAAGAGTATGGAAAAGATAACATTATGATTGGTTTTTATCGTTTTCAGGAAACTGCAAAAGGTATTGCCATGTCTCTTGGGGATGAGTTTGTAAAAGTTATATTTGAAGGACAGACTCAGAAAATTCTTGGCGCCCATATTATAGGTCCTGAAGCTTCAGTTCTTCTCCATCAGATAATTCCGCTTATGTACACAGAAGGCCAGGATGCCAGTCCGATTATGTATGCAATGGATATTCATCCCTCACTTAGTGAGGTCATCAAAAGAGCATTCTACTCAAGGATGCCTCCTCTTGAGTATCACATGATAATGCAGGCTTATGGATTGGAAGAAGCAGAGTAA
- a CDS encoding FAD-dependent oxidoreductase, translating into MTEYDLIVIGSGSGMNYVNSMLDANPEMKVALVDKDEPGGICLTRGCIPSKMLLYPAELVKDIEKAGNFGIRASIESIDFKSVMDRMRSTISTDIEGIKQGYTYMPRMTFYNAAAEFISPYTMKVVEETITAKMIFLCTGSKPAIPPVKGIDEVDYLTSDDVLKLTELPESLAIIGGGYIAAEYGHFFSSMGSKVTIIGRNARIIPEEEPEISVLAKKMMSEYMDILTNCEVVEVKNSSEGKVVVAKDRETGEEKEVVASAILVATAEAPTPTSSNLNLEVLKQTKTVG; encoded by the coding sequence ATGACAGAATATGATCTGATAGTAATAGGCTCCGGCTCTGGTATGAATTATGTAAATTCAATGCTCGATGCAAACCCTGAAATGAAAGTTGCTCTGGTTGATAAAGACGAACCTGGGGGAATATGTCTTACAAGAGGCTGCATTCCTTCAAAGATGCTTCTCTATCCTGCAGAACTTGTAAAGGACATTGAAAAAGCAGGGAACTTCGGGATTAGAGCTTCAATAGAGAGCATCGATTTCAAGTCTGTAATGGACAGGATGCGTTCAACAATATCAACAGATATTGAAGGCATAAAACAAGGTTACACATACATGCCTCGTATGACATTCTACAATGCAGCTGCAGAGTTCATCTCGCCTTACACCATGAAAGTAGTTGAGGAAACCATCACTGCAAAAATGATATTCCTGTGTACAGGCTCAAAGCCTGCAATTCCACCTGTAAAGGGAATCGATGAAGTCGACTATCTCACAAGCGATGATGTCCTGAAACTAACAGAGCTTCCGGAAAGTCTTGCCATAATCGGAGGTGGATACATTGCAGCAGAATACGGTCATTTCTTTTCATCCATGGGTTCAAAGGTCACAATAATCGGCAGAAATGCCAGAATTATTCCAGAAGAAGAACCTGAGATATCAGTCCTTGCAAAGAAAATGATGTCTGAGTACATGGATATTCTGACCAACTGCGAGGTAGTTGAGGTCAAGAACTCATCCGAAGGAAAAGTTGTAGTTGCAAAAGACCGTGAAACCGGCGAAGAAAAAGAAGTTGTTGCCTCTGCAATACTGGTAGCAACAGCAGAAGCCCCAACACCGACATCCTCAAACCTGAACTTGGAGGTATTGAAACAGACAAAAACGGTTGGATAA
- a CDS encoding 2-isopropylmalate synthase, with the protein MDKHKTIFDTTLRDGEQTPGVSLTNEQKLKIALQLDKLGVDVLEAGFPVSSEGEKQNVRAIANEGLSLDVCGLARVLTKDLDACIDCNVDMIHTFVSTSDIQRIHTIKKTREEVLSMAINAVDYIKDHGAKCMFSAMDATRTDLDYLIEVYKAVEGAGCDIINVPDTVGVMSPSSMYELIRNINSEINIPIDVHCHNDFGIAVANSLMATEAGASQIQVTVNGIGERAGNANLAEVVMCLHSIYGAKTNIKTEYLLETAKMVENFTGIHMPANTPIVGDNAFAHESGIHTHGVLEKADTFEPGIMTPEMVGHRRRIVVGKHAGRHAVKKSLEDMGIETNEEQLDEILARIKDIANKGKRICDADLRAVASTVLGRNLGSETIVLKEFSVMTGNLTTPTAVVRAKIGDHEAVASNYGVGPIDAALKAVELMIGEYTKVKVRDFSLEAITGGSDALAEVTISVQDEEGRVASAQSASADIATASVDALITAINLLLDKKKLWSME; encoded by the coding sequence ATAGATAAACACAAGACTATTTTTGACACGACACTGCGCGATGGTGAACAAACACCTGGCGTATCACTTACCAACGAGCAAAAACTCAAGATTGCCCTTCAACTGGACAAACTTGGCGTTGACGTGCTCGAAGCTGGTTTCCCGGTCTCTTCGGAAGGCGAAAAGCAAAATGTGCGAGCCATAGCCAACGAAGGACTCAGTCTCGATGTCTGTGGTCTTGCCCGCGTCCTTACCAAAGATCTGGATGCATGTATAGATTGTAACGTTGATATGATACACACATTTGTATCCACATCTGACATCCAGAGGATACATACTATAAAGAAGACCAGAGAAGAAGTTCTTTCAATGGCAATCAACGCTGTAGACTACATCAAGGACCACGGTGCAAAATGTATGTTCTCAGCAATGGATGCCACAAGGACAGATCTTGACTACCTTATAGAAGTGTACAAAGCCGTAGAAGGAGCAGGCTGTGACATCATTAACGTGCCCGACACAGTCGGAGTAATGTCACCATCCTCAATGTACGAACTTATCAGGAACATCAACAGTGAAATAAACATACCCATTGACGTACACTGCCACAACGACTTCGGAATTGCAGTTGCAAACAGCCTCATGGCTACCGAAGCAGGCGCAAGCCAGATACAGGTAACTGTTAACGGAATCGGCGAACGTGCGGGTAACGCAAACCTTGCAGAGGTCGTAATGTGCCTGCATTCCATATATGGCGCAAAGACCAATATCAAGACAGAATATCTTCTTGAAACCGCAAAAATGGTGGAAAACTTCACCGGCATACACATGCCTGCAAACACACCAATTGTCGGAGACAACGCATTTGCCCACGAATCAGGCATTCACACCCACGGAGTGCTTGAAAAAGCCGACACCTTTGAGCCTGGCATAATGACACCTGAAATGGTAGGTCACAGGCGCCGCATCGTTGTCGGAAAACATGCAGGAAGACATGCTGTCAAGAAATCTCTGGAAGATATGGGAATCGAGACCAACGAAGAACAACTGGACGAGATCCTTGCAAGGATAAAGGATATTGCAAACAAAGGCAAGCGCATCTGTGATGCTGACCTGCGCGCAGTAGCCTCTACAGTTCTTGGCAGGAACCTTGGCAGTGAAACCATCGTGCTGAAAGAGTTCTCCGTAATGACAGGTAACCTCACAACGCCAACCGCAGTTGTCAGGGCAAAGATCGGTGACCACGAGGCAGTCGCATCCAATTACGGTGTCGGACCAATAGATGCTGCCCTTAAAGCAGTAGAACTTATGATCGGAGAATACACCAAAGTAAAAGTGCGTGACTTCAGCCTTGAAGCCATCACAGGTGGAAGCGACGCTCTTGCAGAAGTAACGATCTCAGTCCAGGATGAGGAAGGACGTGTTGCCAGTGCACAGTCTGCCAGCGCAGACATCGCAACAGCATCCGTAGATGCACTCATAACAGCCATAAACCTGCTTCTTGATAAAAAGAAGCTCTGGAGCATGGAATAA